tCCAGTTCCATGCCAATGAAGGCCACCCTCTGGGAGGGCTTCAGATGACTCTTCTTGTCGTTTATAGTAATGCCCAGCCCGCCGATGTAGGTCAGGAGCATATCTCTGTCTGACAGGACCTGGGTCCTGGTCGGAGCACAAATCAGCCAATCGTCCACGTAATTTATGATCAACAATCCTCGGGATGTGAGAGGTGCCAGGACAGCATCCATGCACTttgtgaaagtgcagggtgccaagaAGAGGCCGAGGGGAAGAACCATGAATTCGTAAGCTGTCCCTTCGAATGTGAATCGGAGGTACTGACAATGAGCTGGGTGAACAGGAACATGGAAGTACGCGTCCCTCAGGTCCAGCGTCACAAGCCCCTGGTCCCTGGACACGGACTGCAACACGCGGCTGAGGATAGCATGTGGAACCTCAGTACCTTCAAGTACCCATTGAGGTTGCGGAGGTCCAGAATCGGTCAAAACCTTCCATCTCTTTTTAGGACCACAAAATAAGTGGAGTAGAACCCAATTAGCCGTTCCACCTAGCCGTTCTGGTGCCCTGGGAGAGCTTATGTCGTGACCTGCTTGGAGGAATAGGAACCCGGTGAGGGATAAATTACCCAGTACCTCTGCAAAAAAACGGGGAAGACCCGTGTGGGGAAAAACAGGCTGCTTTACCTCACGCTGTGCCCCTCCCCGCTGTCGTCCCTTAGCACGAGGCGATGGGGCAGGAGAGGGAACTTCCATGCTGCTGTTTCTAAACTCACCATTGACGCCATGCAGTTCATGAAGGTGCAGTAGATGGATCGGTTGTTTGTTGTAGCACTTAACCTGACCATTGTTAAAACTTAATGCAACTGTTTTGCACTTTGATGTGTATTGTTGCTGTCCCCTGTCCTTTGTATGTTTTTAATTTATTGCTGCTGCTGACAAATCAATTCCCCCTTGGGGATTAATAAAACAATTATACATATCTATCAATTGAAGGGCGGGAAGGAACAGCTGAAGAAGAAGCTGAGTCCGGACGCCATTGCTCAGCTGGCGTTCCAGATGGGCTTCCTTAGGCAGTATGGACAGACAGTGGCCACCTACGAGTCCTGTAGCACTGCAACGTTTAGACACGGTTGTACAGAGACCATCCGGCCTGCTACCATACACACACAGCGCTGTGCTCAGGCCTTTGTGCAACTACCAGGAAAACACAGCATTGACCAACTGATAGGCATGCTCAGCGAATGCTCCAAATATCACTGGCAGCTCACCAAAGAGGCAGCCATGGGTGAGTGCACTACATTTTTCTTCAGATTTTTGATTGACTATGGGGTAAATTCATTACACCATTAATATACTGTTGACTATTTATTCacacattaaaaaaaacagaggtaacaaaaaaagaaaaacatgtgAAGTGAAACAGAATTGGTCAAGGTAAGAAAATAAACCAGAGGGCTTCATGTAAATTAGCTTATGGTCTCAAATGTTACCAATTTGACTCTAATTTGACCAATGTCATTTCCACATATTGTCCCTGTTTCTCTGCATTTTCGCCACCAGCCCAAGGCTTCGACCGGCATCTGTTTGCCATGAAATACTTAGCCAACTCCAAGGGCCAGGCCCTACACAGCTTGTACCAGGACCCAGCCTACATAGGCCCGTGGTGCCTAACGGCTTTGGGGTGGGCTATGATGAGTGGCCATGATGAGTGGATCTGCCATGATGAGATGTGGCCATCTGCCACATGGCCATGATGAGTGGATCTGCTGTAATGTGTCTAGTTACCCAGAGCGTAATGTTCACGAGTTCCTGCAGTGTGTTCATAAGTCTTTAGAGGACATTTTCTCTGTTATTGAAGGAAAGCCTCTCAGCTAAAGAAAAGTCCATCTGACTTTTACCTCCACTACAAATGCAAAGTCTAACTTCCACTTCAGTAGAATTTTCACCTAATCACCCATTCACATCAAGTGAAAATTAGACTGTAGTGGAAGTTGGGATTCGCCACGGGATGATTGACTGCAGTTGTATAGTACATTGGGGTGAATGTCAGGTTTTAAAGGTACTTTCCCTCAAGCGTAGAGTGTGGGTTGGAAGTGATGGTATGAATTAATAAGAGGGGATACCGAACACAAGCTCTGCATAGGTCAGTAGAGGGCATATTCCTATACTGTCAGGTAGATAACTATGAATGTTCTGTCCATTATCAAATTCATAATAGATGCCCAAGAAAATACCCATCAAATACATTCTGAAAGAAGAACAATGAAATCTCCAAGTGTGTTCAAACCAATGTGTCTTCCCTTTCTAACTGGCATTGCAATGTATCTATCAAGAGCCTTATCAATACTAACTTTTATATTGGAGGCCAATACGTTTAAATGAATGACCTCATGTAAAGACCTTTAGTTTGATATGGAAAATAAATCTAGTAATATATCGATAATGTATGATATTCAGAGTAGCACTTTGTTCTTGAAACCCTTTTTGCTGTGTAGCAAGCTTTGTCACATGATTTGTATGACAATTTATAATCTCTACTTTGATTTGTGATGTGAAAAACATTTTAAAGCAATACCTTAGACCTTTGCTATTAAGAGGCAGATGCCTTATGGAATGTTCACTGGTAATGTATTACATACAACTTTACTGGGGTagtgtaaacatttttttttacaaaataacaGATGTATATTCATATTTTCTCATTGTACATTTTGACTAGACTAATTAAAGCTGGAATTCTTAAtttctacatacatttttggacttgtgAATgaatatacccattgattcttgaatataacttataaatgcctcatgagcttagttcaacggTCATACGTACCCCACCATAATCTaaaatacaagcttgttttaCTGCAATGTTTGTTAAACATGTAAATTGAAACATAACGTATAGCCTAAAAACATGGTCATTTTGATACCATGGATGGTCATCCTTGCATCCATGGCTCTGTCTATTAATTTCTCCTGGCTCATCTCTCAGCTTTGTACCAAAACAGAAGCGGGGTGACCGCATTTTCTACGTAATAAGCAACTTCTCATTTTTAAAACGGCCTGTGGCATCGATGAGTCAAACATTTATTCCAGTGTCAAAATGTACTACAACGTGTAAATAGAATAATTTGTCAGAAAATCAGTCTCGTCCAAAACGGAAATCTGCAAGACAATTAGGAAAATATGGTTTGTCATGaaatgaagggtaccgtaacagttTTCCTTTGGTTGGGTTTATTTCAAccctgcccacagctggcagcacccaagtaatcatcaattcagTGCGCAGCTGCACGTGACCCGATCGTAATACCCATGGTCAATTAGATTTGACATTCGATATCCCTATGGAGCTAAATAGAGATCAGTAAATAACTTTTTTTATGTCAATAGCTCCAAATGTCAATGACTTaacctcaaaccaactataaatGGTAGAAAGTCATATACAAATAAACGCATTTAATGAGACAAAGGTGTACAACATGAAGTCTCATTTACATTGCATTATTTATTGACGGTCCTTAACTAGCTCCACAGATAGGCTATTCAAAGTCTAATTGGCGAAAGAAGATGGCTAGCAAATCTAGGCCAGGATTTCCCAAACTCGCGTAGTGCTATGACAAAAACCAGAACGTAcacccaggaccgagtttgggaaaccctggtctaggCTACTACCAGACAAGACCTGGTCAGACAGTTTCAAGTTATCTAGAAGGGTGACTGACTGTGTACTGTTTCGGCAGTGAAAATACAAACGCGTCCCAtatttgaacacacacacacattcaagaaACACCCAGACCAAAGAACGCAAAATCTCATTCTCAGTCCCATTTCCTAATGAGAATTGAAACAGAGGCTAAATCAGGAAGTTCAGCCCACCTTTAACAACTTCCTGTTCATGTGTGCTCAGCTAAATACTGAAATAAACTGACCTCTGTATGGCAAGAGCAACAGAGTGTAGTGTGCAATTCTCCAACCTGTTTTTCATACTACCAAGATCGACCAAACCACAGCTATGGCTTCCAGTAAGTAACTTAAAAAATGTATAGATAACCAAGGCTATTAAAACATGGCATTTTTCCAATCatttatttaaaattaaaaaaaggACAAATCGATCAAAAGCAAATGTACAAATGTTGTAATCGGCGCAAACATAAAACATTTTCCAACAGAGAAAAAACCATCCACTCCTCTTAGATGGGCTTGATCTTGAAGTGTAGCCCGATGAGACTGAAGACAAGACATTTCAGATCCTGGACCAGGTAGTAGAACACGCGGAGGCCTTCTGGGTCCCTGGAAAACACATTACTTTTTTTTAAGAAGCTGGCCCCCAATTCCACATCAACCCCGCTATGCAGAACTGAGAGCATTACATAGGTGTAAGCTAGGTATAATTTACACTATTCTGCTTACATCTATGAAATCCTCAGTTCTCAACCAGTGACTACTAAATAGAGGCTAGGGGTCAATTTGGAAATTGGAGGAATATATCCTTCCAAGAGTTCCCAGATCATTTGAGGTAGTATTATTACTTACTTTGACTGGTTGACATCAATCAAGGAACCAATCTTGGAAGTTGTGAAGGAAATGTGCTCATCCCCAATGACGATCTCCAGCTCCTAAGGGTTCGGAAAAGTTAACTCTCCCCAGACACGATTAGTAATTCAAGCCACGAATAAAATAACTTTTACTAAATCATTGTAACTTTCTGGGGTTATGCCCAGGTCCCATCTTGTGCTGAAAGGGTCAGAATTGAACACCGGTTAAATGTATTTTGTTGGACAGATTTGTTTAAGTTTGATGAGGATGGGACTGAGGTCACAACCCCAGGAGGGCTAAAATCACTAAGTAAACAGGCTTGGCTAGACATTGCCAAGAGCACAATAAGTAGGAGACGCTCTGCTTTCCTCAACATACTCCATGCTTGTACAAGCATCAGTATTTATTTAGGTATGTGTGAGTGAATGGACAGACCTGTCTGCCCACTCTGTCTGGGGGTGGCCACAGTGCATCATCTTCCTTGGTGATCTCACTGTCATCTATGATCCTCTTCAGTTCCTCCATCACACTTTTGTGTACGTACGCCTGTAGTGGAGAACAATCACAATAAGGTTTTGATGGCATATTCAATAGTTTTAAGCAGCATCCCACATAGAAATTGGATTGATGGGCCATACACTGATCAATGTCACCAAGAAATCCTTTAAACACTAAAGAAAAAAAGCTACATGtatagtgttggtcccatgtttcattatttgaaataaaagattcaagaaactttccaaaggcacaaaaagcttatttctcaaatgctgtgcacaaatttgtttgcatctcttagtgagcatttctcatttgccaagataatccatccacctgacaggtgtggcatatcaaaaagcatgatcattacacaaatGCACCTTGTGCGGGGAATAATAAAAtaccactaaaatgtgcagttgtcacaacacaatgccacaggtgtctcaagttgagggagcatgcaaatggacggcaggaatgtccaccagaactgttgcagAGAATTTAATGTGCATTTCTCAACCATAAACCACCTCCTTTGTCATTTTAGAAAGATGTCTGTAGGTCCAACCAGCCTGACAAGCGcggaccacgtgtaaccacacaaGCCCAGGACCTCGAAATCCAACTTCtacacctgcaggattgtctgagaccagccactgacagctgatgaaactgggtttgcacaaccgaagaatttctgcacaaactgtctgaAACCGTCTCAGAGAAGCTCATGTGCGTACTTGTTGTCTTCACCAGGGCCTTGagctgactgcagttcggtgtcataaccaacttcagtgggcaaatgctcaccttcgatggcaactgtcatgctggagaagtgttgcgcttcacggatgaatcccggtttcaactgtaccgggcagatggcagacagcatatATGGCGTTGTGTCGGCAAgcgttttgctgatgtcaactttatgaacagagtgccctatggtggcgatagggttatggtatgggcaggcataaactacagacaatgaacacaattgcattttatcaatggcaatttcaatgcacagagataccgtgatgagatcttgaggcccattgtcgtgccattcatctgacacaatcacctcatgtttcaccaTGATAACgaacggccccatgtcgcaaggatctgtacacaattcctggaagatgaacatgtcccagttcttccatggcctgcatactcgccAGACATGTCAcatattgagcatgtttgggatgctctggatcaacatttacgacagcatgttccagtccccaccaatatccagcaacttcgcacagcgattgaagagtgggacaacattccacaggccacaatcaacagcctgatcaactctatgcgaaggagatgtatcGCGCTGCAAATGGCGGTTACATCAGCTACTGACATAGTTCTGAACCATGCCTCTACCTTTTTAAGGTTTCTGTGAACGATACAAATCTGTATTCCCAGCAATGTGAATGAACTCTGAACtcttaactcagtaaaatattttaaattgtttcatgttgcgtttaATTCTTTGTTCAGTGTAAGTTTTATAAGTTACCTCTTTCCTGATCATGACATCATTCTTGTAGTTGCTGTTGTTCGCGTATCTCAGCTTACCTGAAAAGATAGTTACATTTATTGCCTTATCGTCACGTTTGTTGTGAATGCTGATACACTGCTATTGTTGAGGAGTAGTTATTTGTTTATAACTAGTTAACGTTAGTTCACAGACGTTTTTAAACCGACTGTAAACTAATCAAGCATTTTGGATACATTAGTTTGCTAACTAGCTACATAGCTAGCTGGATACAATAAATGAGTGAGGTTATGGTTAACTATGCAATTGAAGTATTTCTGAGATAATGTTATAACTTAACACACGACTACAAAAACTAGCTAATTGTGCTAAAAGAAATTAGGAAACGCAGGAAATGCCGCTAGCAAGCAGTCGTTTGCAtgcttagctaacgttagctggctaatgttGCTAATTAGTCAAATTGCCGCTTAACTTACCGTCTGGTCTAAACTCAAATTCCAAGAACTCGTGTCCAAACTTCCCCTTGTGCCCGACATAATATCTCAAATAAAAGTCACTCGTTGACATTATAAACAGCAAATTCAGAGTTTGCGCGGTCCTTGAGAATCAACGAAAGCACACTGCTTTCTTAGTGGTATTTTAGAAAATCTGAACACGCATGCGTGCTGTGGCGCTTCTCTGTGATCTCATACGAGTTGTCGCATTGCAATGATGTCATCTTCTTCCATGAGGTTTAACAgaggttggcatccaataaatgttgcattaccaccacctactagactggagtataactcccttatactttgtttgaaaaaaaatgaacaaaaaaacGAATGAATacaacaaataccctaccatctaaggCCTAcagcctgaaaggatgggaccaccacttaacacaccctgtaactcttctgatgtcaagtcttgcacacccaaatacctctctgcagctgccaccacaacctctattGTCTGTGACTTACGGTACaaccctgcagtacagttgataaatcaaatcaaagtttattagtcacctgcaccgaatacaacagatgtagaccttacagtgaaatgcttacttactaaccAATAGTGAGacaaaaaaggtgtgtgtgtgtgtgtgtgtaggtaagtaaagaaataaaacaacagtaaaaagacatttgaaaataacagtagcaaggctatatacagacacggTTAGTCAGgtttattgaggtagtatgtacatgtaggtatggttaaagtgactatgcatatatcatgaacagagagtagcagtagcgtaaaaagaggggctggcgggtggtgggacacaatgcagatagcccagttagccaatgtgcgggagcactggt
This genomic window from Salvelinus namaycush isolate Seneca chromosome 8, SaNama_1.0, whole genome shotgun sequence contains:
- the LOC120051898 gene encoding protein mago nashi homolog, with the protein product MSTSDFYLRYYVGHKGKFGHEFLEFEFRPDGKLRYANNSNYKNDVMIRKEAYVHKSVMEELKRIIDDSEITKEDDALWPPPDRVGRQELEIVIGDEHISFTTSKIGSLIDVNQSKDPEGLRVFYYLVQDLKCLVFSLIGLHFKIKPI